Proteins encoded by one window of Gemmatimonadaceae bacterium:
- the dxr gene encoding 1-deoxy-D-xylulose-5-phosphate reductoisomerase produces MSPHGVAILGSTGSIGTTALRVLDRHRERFAVRALTAHANTAMLRAQERAWTPSFVALVEGDGDAPAHWRRGPAALVEAATRPDVRVVLNAIVGAAGLDATLAALGAGKRVALANKESLVVGGELVAAASRQGGGEVVPVDSEHSAILQCLAGRHTADVRKLIITASGGPFREWPDDRIRTATVQDALHHPTWAMGRKITVDSATLANKALEVIEAHFLFGLGYDQIDVVVHPQSIVHSMVEFRDGSVLAQIGVPSMELPILYALSHPERFDDAAIPAFDAVAAGRLTFEPVRHDAFPSLGLGVAAGRAGGAAPAVFNGANEQAVALFLEGRVSFGAIAEGVEAALDRCSGLAGGTLDALWHADAEARRTVRERLGCR; encoded by the coding sequence ATGTCCCCGCACGGCGTCGCCATCCTCGGCTCGACGGGCTCGATCGGCACGACTGCGCTGCGGGTGCTCGACCGGCATCGCGAGCGCTTCGCGGTGCGGGCGCTGACGGCGCACGCCAACACGGCGATGCTGCGCGCGCAGGAAAGGGCGTGGACGCCGAGCTTCGTCGCGCTCGTGGAGGGCGACGGTGACGCGCCGGCGCACTGGCGTCGGGGCCCGGCTGCGCTCGTCGAGGCGGCCACGCGACCAGACGTGCGGGTGGTGCTGAACGCCATCGTCGGCGCCGCCGGATTGGACGCCACCCTCGCGGCGCTGGGCGCGGGAAAACGCGTGGCGCTCGCGAACAAGGAGTCGCTGGTGGTCGGCGGCGAGTTGGTGGCGGCGGCGTCGCGACAGGGCGGCGGCGAAGTGGTGCCCGTGGACAGCGAGCATTCCGCCATCCTGCAGTGCTTGGCGGGGCGCCACACGGCCGACGTGCGCAAGCTGATCATCACCGCGTCGGGCGGGCCGTTCCGCGAGTGGCCGGACGATCGGATCCGCACCGCCACGGTGCAGGACGCGCTGCATCACCCCACGTGGGCGATGGGGCGCAAGATCACGGTGGACAGCGCGACGCTCGCCAACAAGGCGCTCGAAGTCATCGAGGCGCACTTCCTCTTCGGGCTGGGGTATGACCAGATCGACGTGGTGGTGCATCCGCAGAGCATCGTGCACTCGATGGTGGAATTCCGGGACGGCAGCGTGCTCGCCCAGATCGGCGTGCCGTCCATGGAACTCCCCATCCTGTACGCGCTGTCGCATCCCGAGCGGTTCGACGACGCGGCGATTCCCGCGTTCGATGCCGTCGCGGCCGGGCGGCTGACGTTCGAACCGGTGCGCCACGACGCGTTCCCCAGCCTGGGGCTGGGCGTAGCAGCGGGCCGTGCCGGCGGCGCCGCGCCCGCGGTGTTCAATGGAGCAAACGAGCAGGCCGTCGCGTTGTTTCTCGAGGGGCGCGTGTCGTTCGGGGCGATCGCCGAGGGAGTGGAAGCGGCGCTCGACCGATGCAGTGGGCTCGCGGGAGGTACACTGGACGCCTTGTGGCATGCAGACGCCGAAGCTCGGCGCACCGTCAGAGAGAGGTTGGGATGTCGCTAG
- a CDS encoding phosphatidate cytidylyltransferase has product MNEFPKRLLVAIVLIPIVLGAVYAGGPALVTLLALASALAAWEFFRLAEGLGARPLRTVGIVLSALVPVVVHARYLGLWVPSVAVVALLVPLLLTVVLFARGVAGGPMAAVGTTLAGVVYTGGMLSFAYALRYHDYIIDAWGGTALVLLPLVVTWLNDSGAYLAGRAFGKRKLMPSVSPKKTWAGAYGAVVASVLTTWAMAAFVLPPLAHLTLRPVGIVVVGVVLSVAAQVGDLAESMFKREAGVKDSSQLIPGHGGVLDRVDSLLFTLPVGYALLGFFLVYRP; this is encoded by the coding sequence GTGAACGAGTTCCCGAAGCGACTGCTGGTCGCGATCGTGCTCATTCCGATCGTTCTCGGCGCGGTGTATGCCGGCGGCCCCGCCCTCGTCACGCTCCTGGCCCTGGCCTCGGCGCTGGCGGCGTGGGAGTTCTTTCGCCTCGCCGAGGGGCTCGGCGCGCGGCCGCTGCGCACCGTCGGCATCGTGCTCAGCGCCCTCGTGCCGGTGGTCGTGCACGCGCGCTACCTCGGGCTCTGGGTGCCGTCGGTGGCCGTCGTGGCCCTGCTGGTTCCGCTCCTCTTGACCGTCGTGCTCTTCGCGCGCGGCGTCGCAGGCGGCCCGATGGCCGCCGTCGGGACGACCTTGGCCGGCGTGGTGTACACCGGCGGCATGCTGAGCTTCGCGTACGCGCTGCGCTACCACGACTACATCATCGACGCGTGGGGCGGCACCGCGCTGGTGCTGCTGCCGCTGGTGGTGACGTGGCTGAACGACAGCGGCGCGTATCTCGCCGGGCGCGCGTTCGGCAAGCGCAAGCTGATGCCGTCGGTGAGCCCCAAGAAGACCTGGGCCGGGGCATACGGCGCCGTCGTGGCGAGCGTGCTCACGACGTGGGCGATGGCGGCGTTCGTGTTGCCGCCGCTGGCCCACCTGACGCTGCGCCCGGTGGGGATCGTCGTGGTGGGCGTCGTGCTGAGCGTGGCGGCGCAAGTGGGCGACCTGGCCGAGTCGATGTTCAAGCGCGAGGCCGGGGTGAAGGACAGTTCGCAGCTGATTCCCGGGCACGGCGGCGTGCTCGACCGGGTGGATTCGCTGCTGTTCACGCTGCCCGTGGGGTACGCGCTGCTCGGCTTCTTCCTCGTCTACCGTCCCTGA
- a CDS encoding isoprenyl transferase, with translation MSAAAEFLARVKAQGAIPRHVAIIMDGNGRWARERMLPRPVGHREGMKSVREVVEASLEAGVDVLSLFAFSQENWQRPALEVSALMALLEEYIAKEARELDEQGVRVVFLGDLDRLAAAQRRAVDGVMQLTAHNTKLVLNLFISYGSRAELVRAARLIAEDVAAGRLKPDDVDEAAISGRLFTADCPDPDLLIRTSGEMRISNFLLWQLAYTELHISPVLWPDFGRADLYKAILDYQSRDRRFGRVSA, from the coding sequence GTGAGCGCCGCCGCCGAGTTCCTCGCCCGGGTGAAGGCGCAGGGCGCGATTCCGCGCCATGTGGCGATCATCATGGACGGCAATGGCCGCTGGGCGCGGGAGCGCATGCTCCCGCGCCCGGTTGGTCATCGGGAGGGCATGAAGTCGGTGCGCGAGGTGGTGGAGGCGTCGCTCGAGGCGGGCGTGGACGTGCTGTCGCTCTTCGCCTTTTCGCAGGAGAACTGGCAGCGTCCCGCGCTTGAAGTCTCGGCGCTGATGGCGCTGCTCGAGGAGTACATCGCCAAGGAGGCGCGCGAGCTCGACGAGCAGGGCGTGCGCGTCGTCTTCCTGGGCGACCTCGACCGGCTCGCCGCCGCGCAGCGGCGCGCGGTGGACGGCGTGATGCAGCTGACCGCCCACAATACCAAGCTCGTCCTGAACCTGTTCATCTCGTATGGATCGCGCGCCGAACTCGTGCGCGCCGCGCGGCTGATCGCCGAGGACGTGGCCGCGGGCCGCCTGAAGCCCGACGACGTGGATGAAGCGGCGATCAGCGGGCGCCTGTTCACGGCGGATTGTCCCGACCCCGACCTGCTGATCCGGACCTCGGGCGAGATGCGGATCTCGAACTTCCTGCTCTGGCAGCTCGCCTACACGGAACTGCATATCTCGCCGGTGCTCTGGCCGGACTTCGGCCGCGCCGACCTGTACAAGGCCATCCTCGATTACCAGAGCCGCGATCGCCGCTTCGGCCGCGTCTCGGCGTAA
- the pyrH gene encoding UMP kinase, with protein MSSALKYSRILLKLSGEALAGEKGFGFDFDAITRFSHQIRTIHAMGVQVAVVIGGGNIVRGSQISRMGMDRVSADYMGMLGTVINALALQDVLERDGLDTRVMTAIRMEELAEPYIRRRAMRHLEKGRCVVFAGGTGNPYFSTDTAAVLRAIQMKADVIIKATSVDGVYSADPKKEPTATRYDRISYRDVMLEELGVMDQTAITLCKENSLPLIVLNINTPDAVADAIRGKPVGTLVS; from the coding sequence ATGTCGTCGGCGCTCAAGTACTCGCGCATCCTGCTCAAGCTCTCCGGCGAGGCGCTCGCCGGGGAGAAGGGCTTCGGGTTCGACTTCGACGCCATCACGCGCTTTTCACACCAGATCCGCACCATCCACGCCATGGGCGTGCAGGTCGCGGTGGTGATTGGCGGCGGCAACATCGTGCGCGGGTCGCAGATCTCGCGCATGGGGATGGACCGCGTGAGCGCCGACTACATGGGCATGCTGGGGACGGTCATCAACGCCCTGGCGCTGCAGGATGTGCTGGAACGCGACGGGCTCGACACCCGCGTGATGACGGCCATCCGCATGGAAGAGCTGGCCGAACCGTACATCCGCCGGCGGGCGATGCGTCACCTCGAAAAAGGGCGCTGCGTCGTCTTTGCCGGCGGGACGGGCAACCCGTACTTTTCCACGGACACGGCAGCCGTGCTGCGGGCCATCCAGATGAAGGCGGACGTCATCATCAAGGCGACGAGCGTGGACGGCGTCTACTCGGCCGACCCGAAGAAGGAGCCGACGGCCACGCGGTACGATCGCATCAGCTACCGTGACGTGATGCTTGAGGAACTGGGCGTGATGGACCAGACGGCGATCACGCTCTGCAAGGAGAACTCGCTGCCGTTGATCGTGCTCAACATCAACACTCCGGATGCCGTGGCCGATGCGATCCGCGGCAAGCCGGTGGGGACCCTGGTTTCATGA
- a CDS encoding polyribonucleotide nucleotidyltransferase, translating into MMHRIERTFAGRKLVLETGRMAKQAAGSALVQFGDTMVLAAVTVSDKKSPLPFFPLTVEYKEKTYAAGKIPGGFIKREGRPRDEEILSCRIIDRSIRPLFPEGFQNEVQVFIYVISADQENDADVLGLLATSFALSASRIPWAGPIAGVRVGRVEDKWVLNPTFQALEFSDMDLVVAGSQDSIMMVEGGALEISEDDVIKGLGIAQAGIRELIAMQEELLSKVKVEKMEWSKNETPADVQKIVTKAAKAKIEAAINQKEKHTRIQAVEAVKDAVKEELSATLEPEQVPFIGAVLGDLEYNALREQVLETGLRVDGRKPTEVRPISIDTSVLPRAHGSALFTRGQTQALVAATLGTANDVQRMDSIDDAKETTKAFMLHYNFPPFSTGEVRPMRGTSRREIGHGNLAERALQGVLPDFAEFPYTIRIVSDVLESNGSSSMATVCGGSLSCFDAGIPLKGAVAGVAMGLIKEGKKYAVLTDILGTEDHLGDMDFKVAGTKDGITSIQMDIKIQGLDLKIMAEALAQAKLGRLHILGEMDKALPTVRPELSPWAPRIVTLNINPEKIGDLIGPKGKTIRGIQDETGAEVTVDDSGLVTIAAVGGEAMERARQMVAAITAEPEVGLTYEGTVKSVTAFGAFIEIMPGTEALLHVSEMRHTRVEKPEDVVKKGERVTVKLVERDERGRLRLSMKALLPKPGATDAAAPAAPAAEGDAYAAAPDATAPAAEQPHHDRKPREGGERRGGRGGRGPRK; encoded by the coding sequence ATGATGCATCGCATTGAGCGGACCTTTGCCGGTCGCAAGCTCGTCCTCGAGACGGGGCGCATGGCGAAGCAGGCCGCGGGCTCGGCGCTCGTGCAGTTCGGCGACACCATGGTGCTCGCCGCCGTCACCGTCAGCGACAAGAAGAGCCCCCTGCCGTTCTTCCCGCTGACCGTCGAGTACAAGGAAAAGACCTACGCCGCGGGCAAGATCCCGGGCGGGTTCATCAAGCGTGAGGGGCGCCCGCGCGACGAGGAAATCCTCTCGTGCCGCATCATCGACCGCTCCATCCGCCCGCTCTTCCCGGAAGGCTTCCAGAACGAAGTCCAGGTCTTCATCTACGTCATCTCCGCCGACCAGGAGAATGACGCCGACGTGCTCGGCCTGCTGGCCACGTCGTTCGCGCTCAGCGCGTCGAGGATCCCGTGGGCCGGCCCGATTGCCGGCGTGCGCGTGGGCCGCGTGGAAGACAAGTGGGTGCTGAACCCCACCTTCCAGGCGCTCGAGTTCTCCGACATGGACCTCGTGGTCGCCGGCTCGCAGGACTCGATCATGATGGTCGAGGGCGGCGCGCTCGAGATCAGCGAGGACGATGTCATCAAGGGCCTCGGCATCGCGCAGGCCGGCATCCGCGAGCTGATCGCGATGCAGGAGGAGCTGCTGTCGAAGGTGAAGGTCGAGAAGATGGAGTGGTCGAAGAACGAGACCCCCGCCGACGTGCAGAAGATCGTCACGAAGGCGGCGAAGGCGAAGATCGAGGCCGCGATCAACCAGAAGGAGAAGCACACCCGCATCCAGGCCGTCGAGGCCGTGAAGGACGCGGTGAAGGAAGAGCTCTCCGCGACGCTGGAGCCGGAGCAGGTGCCGTTCATCGGCGCCGTGCTCGGCGACCTCGAATACAACGCCCTCCGCGAGCAGGTGCTCGAGACGGGGCTGCGCGTCGACGGCCGCAAGCCGACGGAAGTGCGCCCGATCAGCATCGACACCAGCGTGCTCCCGCGCGCCCACGGCTCGGCGCTCTTCACGCGCGGCCAGACGCAGGCGCTCGTCGCCGCGACGCTGGGCACGGCCAACGACGTGCAGCGCATGGACTCGATCGACGACGCCAAGGAGACCACCAAGGCGTTCATGCTGCACTACAACTTCCCGCCGTTCTCGACGGGTGAAGTGCGCCCGATGCGCGGCACCAGCCGCCGCGAGATCGGCCACGGCAACCTGGCCGAGCGCGCCCTGCAGGGCGTGCTCCCCGACTTCGCCGAGTTCCCGTACACCATCCGCATCGTCTCCGACGTGCTCGAGTCGAACGGGTCCTCGTCCATGGCGACGGTCTGCGGCGGTTCGCTCTCGTGCTTCGACGCGGGCATCCCGCTGAAGGGCGCGGTGGCCGGCGTCGCGATGGGCCTGATCAAGGAAGGGAAGAAGTACGCCGTCCTCACCGACATCCTGGGCACCGAGGATCATCTCGGCGACATGGACTTCAAGGTCGCGGGGACGAAGGATGGCATCACGTCCATCCAGATGGACATCAAGATCCAGGGGCTCGACCTGAAGATCATGGCCGAGGCGCTGGCGCAGGCGAAGCTGGGCCGGCTGCACATCCTGGGCGAGATGGACAAGGCACTGCCGACGGTGCGTCCGGAACTGTCGCCGTGGGCGCCGCGCATCGTGACGCTGAACATCAACCCCGAGAAGATCGGCGACCTCATCGGCCCGAAGGGCAAGACGATCCGCGGCATCCAGGACGAGACGGGCGCCGAGGTCACGGTGGACGACAGCGGCCTGGTGACGATTGCGGCCGTGGGCGGCGAGGCGATGGAGCGCGCGCGCCAGATGGTCGCGGCCATCACCGCCGAGCCGGAAGTCGGCCTGACGTACGAGGGGACGGTGAAGAGCGTGACGGCGTTCGGCGCCTTCATCGAGATCATGCCGGGCACGGAAGCGCTGCTGCACGTCTCGGAGATGCGCCACACGCGCGTCGAGAAGCCCGAGGACGTGGTGAAGAAGGGCGAGCGCGTGACGGTGAAGTTGGTGGAGCGCGACGAGCGCGGCCGCTTGCGCCTGTCGATGAAGGCGCTGCTGCCGAAGCCGGGCGCCACGGACGCGGCCGCTCCGGCGGCGCCGGCGGCCGAGGGCGACGCGTATGCCGCGGCGCCGGACGCGACCGCGCCGGCCGCGGAGCAGCCGCACCACGATCGCAAGCCCCGCGAGGGCGGCGAGCGTCGGGGCGGGCGCGGTGGACGCGGTCCGCGCAAGTAG
- the tsf gene encoding translation elongation factor Ts: MAAISAKDVAELRARTGAGMMDCKKALEEAGGAMDAAVDILRKKGIAKAEKRADRAASEGQIVTWVAPDGSAAAMIEINSETDFVGRNDEFIAVAKTMCEQVAKDASVDGVVKVGADGAYLGTPWYADGSRTVGEVVKAASAKTGENVVLKHVARFAAKAGGVVGFYLHFNGKVGVLVEVTGIAGEAGTTLANTIAEHVAAGVPAPAIAVNRADVDAAVVKRERDIFVDQAVASGKPQNIAEKMVEGRINKFFGEIVLTEQPWVREDTKTIGQLIKEAGAGAAVARFARFKMGEG, from the coding sequence ATGGCCGCTATTTCCGCGAAAGACGTTGCCGAACTCCGCGCCCGCACCGGCGCCGGCATGATGGACTGCAAGAAGGCGCTCGAGGAGGCCGGCGGCGCGATGGACGCGGCCGTCGACATCCTGCGCAAGAAGGGGATCGCCAAGGCCGAGAAGCGCGCCGATCGCGCGGCCTCCGAGGGGCAGATCGTCACCTGGGTCGCGCCCGATGGCTCGGCCGCGGCGATGATCGAGATCAACTCCGAGACCGACTTCGTGGGGCGCAACGACGAGTTCATCGCCGTGGCGAAGACGATGTGCGAGCAGGTGGCGAAGGACGCGAGCGTCGACGGCGTCGTGAAGGTCGGGGCCGACGGCGCCTACCTGGGCACGCCGTGGTACGCGGACGGCTCGCGCACCGTCGGCGAGGTGGTGAAGGCCGCCTCGGCGAAGACGGGCGAGAACGTCGTGCTGAAGCACGTGGCGCGCTTCGCTGCCAAGGCGGGCGGCGTGGTGGGCTTCTACCTGCACTTCAATGGCAAGGTCGGCGTGCTCGTCGAGGTGACGGGGATCGCCGGCGAGGCGGGCACGACGCTGGCCAACACGATCGCCGAGCATGTGGCGGCGGGCGTGCCGGCTCCGGCGATCGCCGTCAACCGCGCCGATGTGGACGCGGCGGTCGTGAAGCGCGAGCGCGACATCTTCGTGGATCAGGCGGTGGCGAGCGGCAAGCCGCAGAACATCGCCGAGAAGATGGTCGAGGGACGCATCAACAAGTTCTTCGGCGAAATCGTGCTGACCGAGCAGCCCTGGGTCCGCGAGGACACCAAGACCATCGGCCAGCTGATCAAGGAAGCCGGCGCCGGCGCCGCGGTGGCGCGCTTCGCCCGCTTCAAGATGGGCGAGGGCTGA
- the frr gene encoding ribosome recycling factor has product MTSIPETLKECRAHMEKGVEAVKREFMSVRSGKAAPSMLDAVKVEAYGALVSLNQVASVNAPEPRALIVTPFDKGQIRAIEKAIRESGLGFDPAIQGTFIRVPLPAMNEQRRKELVKIVHKYVEEGHIAIRHARTHAREQLKKMDGVSEDDVKHAEKELQKLHDDHIAKVDALSKAKEAEIMEV; this is encoded by the coding sequence ATGACATCGATTCCCGAAACTCTGAAGGAATGCCGCGCCCACATGGAAAAGGGCGTCGAGGCAGTGAAGCGCGAGTTCATGTCGGTGCGTTCGGGCAAGGCTGCGCCGAGCATGCTGGACGCCGTGAAGGTCGAGGCGTACGGCGCGCTCGTGTCGCTCAACCAGGTGGCGTCGGTCAACGCCCCCGAGCCACGCGCCCTGATCGTGACGCCGTTCGACAAGGGGCAGATCCGCGCCATCGAAAAGGCGATCCGCGAGAGCGGGCTCGGCTTCGACCCGGCGATCCAGGGGACGTTCATTCGCGTGCCACTGCCGGCGATGAACGAGCAGCGCCGCAAGGAGCTGGTGAAGATCGTGCACAAGTACGTGGAGGAAGGGCACATCGCCATCCGCCACGCGCGCACGCACGCCCGCGAGCAGCTCAAGAAGATGGACGGCGTCTCCGAGGATGACGTGAAGCACGCGGAGAAGGAGCTGCAGAAGCTGCACGACGACCACATCGCGAAGGTCGATGCGCTGAGCAAGGCGAAAGAAGCCGAGATCATGGAGGTTTGA
- a CDS encoding pitrilysin family protein has translation MTHTPAPETGVQRTVLPNGLTVLSEFYPGVRSVALGAWVRAASVHEARDVMGVSHLLEHLVFKGTEKRTAHQLALSLESLGGSLDAYTSREHTSFQARVLDEHLPEAADVMFDLMFRPLLRAEDLKLERKVILEEISMVEDTPDDLVFELHNESLWGDHPMGYSILGTRETVSRMQLDDVRALHARAYHPPHVVVAAAGNVTHAHLLQVLADAGWADLPAGDGTPLIEVAAVPMAPQVRHVDRDGAQCHVVLGCATVPHRDPRRYALMLVDTLMGGGMSSRLFQKVREERGLAYSVYTFQSFHSLTGAHGVYVGTAPETRADALAAVQDELRRVCDEGIPEAELAQGRQQLKGQITLGLESPAARMYRLASVELYRETFRPLDEVLRSIDAIDGASVRQACAEFLDPERQTVLSLGPKG, from the coding sequence GTGACTCACACCCCCGCCCCTGAGACGGGGGTGCAGCGCACGGTGCTGCCCAATGGACTGACCGTACTCTCGGAGTTCTATCCGGGGGTGCGGTCGGTTGCTTTGGGGGCCTGGGTGCGCGCCGCCTCGGTGCACGAGGCGCGCGACGTGATGGGCGTCTCGCACCTGCTCGAGCACCTGGTGTTCAAGGGAACCGAGAAGCGCACCGCGCACCAACTGGCGCTGTCGCTCGAGTCGCTGGGCGGATCGCTGGACGCCTACACGTCGCGCGAGCACACGTCGTTCCAGGCGCGCGTGCTCGACGAGCACCTCCCGGAGGCGGCGGACGTGATGTTCGACCTCATGTTCCGGCCGCTGCTGCGGGCCGAGGACCTGAAGCTCGAGCGCAAGGTGATCCTCGAGGAGATCTCGATGGTCGAGGACACGCCGGACGACCTCGTCTTCGAGCTGCACAACGAGTCGCTGTGGGGCGACCACCCGATGGGATACTCCATCCTCGGGACGCGCGAGACGGTGTCGCGCATGCAGCTCGACGACGTGCGCGCGCTGCACGCGCGGGCGTACCATCCGCCGCACGTCGTGGTCGCGGCCGCCGGCAACGTGACGCACGCCCACCTGCTGCAGGTGCTCGCCGACGCGGGCTGGGCCGACCTGCCGGCCGGCGACGGCACGCCGCTCATCGAGGTGGCCGCGGTGCCGATGGCGCCGCAGGTGCGCCACGTGGATCGCGACGGCGCGCAGTGCCACGTCGTGCTGGGGTGCGCCACCGTGCCGCATCGCGATCCGCGCCGCTATGCGCTGATGCTGGTGGACACGCTGATGGGCGGCGGGATGAGTTCGCGGCTCTTCCAGAAGGTGCGCGAGGAGCGGGGGCTGGCGTACAGCGTCTACACCTTCCAGAGCTTCCACTCGCTCACGGGCGCGCATGGGGTGTACGTCGGCACCGCCCCCGAGACGCGCGCCGACGCGCTCGCCGCCGTGCAGGACGAACTGCGCCGCGTCTGCGACGAGGGCATCCCCGAGGCGGAGCTCGCGCAGGGACGCCAGCAGCTCAAGGGACAGATCACGCTGGGGCTGGAGAGCCCCGCGGCGCGCATGTATCGCCTGGCCTCGGTGGAACTGTACCGTGAGACGTTCCGCCCGCTGGACGAGGTGCTGCGCAGCATCGACGCCATCGACGGCGCGTCGGTGCGGCAGGCCTGCGCCGAGTTCCTTGACCCCGAGCGCCAGACGGTGCTGAGCCTGGGTCCCAAGGGCTGA
- the rseP gene encoding RIP metalloprotease RseP, producing MSLAWLAPLLVLGLVIFVHELGHFLAAKWTGVYAPRFSIGFGPALWKRRRGETEYVLAALPLGGYVRMASREDETMAAIEGGKPESQVQGNGHGGVQGAGEGERPADWDENAMIPFGPKPVPANRWFESKPLWARLVIMLAGVAMNIVLTFVVSTGVFAYYGRSYVPAVVDSVLADMPARNAGLQKGDSIASINGVPVHAWSDMLNTVSASAGKEIAIGIVRAGRPVIVRVTPIPQQGMEAATGRQVTVGRIGAYPKDRLERDRLSLPSATVAGGQATWAMATSVVGVVGGLFQGSISVKNLGGPVAIARTSVAAARNSLESVWALIAFLSINLAILNLLPIPILDGGQVVMTIAESIKGSPISVRTREMVMRLGLAAIVALFAVVMFNDIVALFR from the coding sequence ATGTCGCTAGCGTGGCTTGCACCGCTTCTGGTACTGGGGCTCGTGATCTTCGTGCACGAGCTCGGGCACTTCCTCGCCGCCAAGTGGACCGGCGTGTACGCGCCGCGATTCTCGATCGGCTTCGGGCCGGCGCTCTGGAAGCGCCGCCGCGGCGAGACCGAGTACGTGCTGGCCGCGCTGCCGCTTGGTGGCTATGTGCGGATGGCGAGCCGCGAAGACGAGACGATGGCGGCGATCGAGGGAGGGAAGCCGGAGTCCCAGGTGCAAGGGAACGGGCACGGTGGGGTGCAAGGGGCGGGGGAGGGAGAGCGTCCTGCTGACTGGGACGAGAACGCGATGATCCCGTTCGGCCCGAAGCCCGTCCCGGCAAACCGCTGGTTCGAAAGCAAGCCGCTGTGGGCGCGGCTCGTCATCATGCTCGCCGGCGTGGCGATGAACATCGTGCTGACGTTCGTCGTGTCCACCGGTGTCTTCGCCTACTACGGCCGCTCGTACGTGCCGGCGGTGGTGGACTCGGTGCTGGCCGACATGCCGGCGCGGAACGCGGGGTTGCAGAAGGGCGACTCGATTGCGTCGATCAATGGCGTACCGGTGCACGCCTGGAGCGATATGCTCAACACGGTCTCGGCGTCGGCCGGCAAGGAGATCGCCATCGGCATCGTGCGTGCGGGGCGGCCGGTCATCGTGAGGGTGACGCCGATCCCGCAGCAGGGGATGGAGGCCGCGACGGGCCGTCAGGTGACCGTCGGGCGCATCGGGGCGTACCCCAAGGACCGCCTGGAACGGGATCGCCTCAGCCTGCCGTCGGCGACGGTCGCGGGTGGGCAGGCCACCTGGGCGATGGCTACCTCGGTGGTCGGAGTTGTCGGGGGGCTCTTCCAGGGGTCGATCTCGGTGAAGAACCTCGGCGGCCCGGTGGCGATCGCCCGGACCTCGGTGGCGGCCGCCCGCAACAGTTTGGAATCGGTGTGGGCACTTATCGCCTTTCTCAGCATCAACTTAGCGATCCTGAACCTGCTCCCGATCCCCATCCTGGACGGCGGTCAGGTGGTGATGACCATCGCCGAGTCCATCAAGGGCTCCCCGATCAGCGTCCGAACCCGCGAGATGGTGATGCGCCTGGGCCTGGCGGCGATCGTGGCGCTGTTTGCGGTGGTGATGTTCAACGATATCGTGGCCCTGTTCCGATAG
- the rpsO gene encoding 30S ribosomal protein S15, translating to MPFDKKPAITKNRRHETDTGSSYVQVGVMTERINYLTEHFRSHAKDHHGRRGLLKLVGKRRRLLDYLKRTDVEGYRKLIADLGLRY from the coding sequence ATGCCTTTCGACAAGAAGCCGGCGATCACCAAGAATCGCCGCCACGAGACCGACACGGGCTCGTCGTACGTCCAGGTCGGCGTGATGACCGAGCGGATCAACTACCTCACCGAGCATTTCCGCTCGCACGCCAAGGACCATCACGGCCGCCGCGGGCTGCTGAAGCTCGTCGGCAAGCGCCGTCGCCTGCTTGACTATCTCAAGCGCACGGACGTCGAAGGTTATCGCAAGCTCATTGCTGACCTGGGTCTGCGTTACTAA